One Campylobacter concisus DNA segment encodes these proteins:
- the ccsA gene encoding cytochrome c biogenesis protein, which yields MKILNVYRLSLILLFILAFGAGVATFLENFYDTQTARVLVYEALWYECVMAVCAICLAISIVKTKMYKKFGAFLIHLAFILIFIGAALTRYFGEEGVLHLRVGESGNYMQSTKPYLRVQISNESFEYPLKLSLLGKNDFGFKKDINGKEFEIKITGYKKDEKNAPATLTIEAGFANEKSKSAKLKGGAGYDLEPSILSFDGQEAKFYFSSRAINLPFTLRLDKFILERYAGLNSPSSYTSKVSIAGSEHEISLNHPLSIMGYKIFQSSYDADELGSAFEISFDPGKVPTYIGYFLLCLGFVGNLFSKKSRFFRLCNFIKGTQFAFLALLLLNAMPNFASDEAINFKAHADKFAKILVQTDSRIAPAGSYTRAVISKISTKTTLFGLSSDELMLSFAISPQEWMDKRIVKITSERVGELLGVSEKFASFNDVFNENGEYKLAKFVEAANEKSASKRDKFDNDVIKFDERLNVLYLALKGEILKFIPAKNNDAITWLGVNEAFSKDEILNEFKSVLGAYIENLSLCVKSGECAGADKSLEQISSYQRSTLGSLAPSEAKASIEVLYNQMEIFKFLIYFYMILALASLALGFYKLFFGRKFRFERALSLAFFTAFVVHALNLALRAYISGHAPWSDAYESLVYISLISVLAGVLFFKHQSFALGAASLFASVSLLVAHLNFINPQITNLVPVLKSFWLSVHVSVITASYGFLGFGFVLGLVGLILMALKNDKNEQKLSEQIRYLAATDELSLIIGLSLLTIGNFLGGVWANESWGRYWGWDSKESWSYITIIVYAIVLHLRFIPKLRGVFAFLTASVLSFASVLFTYFGVNFYLSGLHSYANGESFGISGVIYLILAALALLIALAYRGRDIKVV from the coding sequence ATGAAAATTTTAAACGTTTATCGCTTGTCTTTAATATTATTATTTATCCTTGCTTTTGGTGCAGGGGTGGCGACCTTTTTGGAAAATTTTTATGACACACAGACGGCTAGAGTGCTTGTTTATGAAGCGCTCTGGTACGAGTGCGTCATGGCAGTTTGTGCCATTTGCTTAGCCATTAGCATCGTAAAAACCAAGATGTATAAGAAATTTGGCGCATTTTTGATACATCTTGCTTTTATTCTGATCTTCATCGGTGCTGCGCTTACAAGATACTTTGGCGAAGAGGGTGTATTGCATCTTAGAGTGGGCGAGAGCGGCAACTATATGCAAAGCACAAAGCCATATTTGAGAGTGCAAATTTCAAATGAAAGCTTTGAATATCCACTAAAACTTAGCCTGCTTGGCAAAAACGACTTTGGCTTTAAAAAAGATATAAATGGCAAAGAATTTGAGATAAAGATAACTGGCTACAAAAAAGATGAGAAAAACGCTCCGGCCACGCTTACCATAGAGGCTGGCTTTGCTAATGAAAAGAGCAAGAGCGCCAAGCTAAAAGGCGGAGCTGGATATGATCTTGAGCCAAGCATTTTAAGCTTTGATGGGCAAGAGGCTAAATTTTACTTTAGCTCAAGGGCGATAAATTTACCATTTACACTAAGGCTTGATAAATTTATCCTAGAGCGCTACGCAGGGCTAAATAGCCCATCATCTTACACGAGCAAAGTAAGCATTGCAGGCAGCGAGCATGAAATTTCACTAAATCACCCACTAAGCATCATGGGCTATAAAATTTTTCAATCATCATACGACGCTGACGAGCTTGGAAGCGCCTTTGAGATCAGCTTTGATCCTGGTAAAGTGCCAACTTACATCGGATATTTTCTACTTTGCCTTGGCTTTGTGGGAAATTTATTTAGCAAAAAGAGCCGTTTTTTTAGACTTTGTAACTTCATAAAAGGCACTCAGTTTGCATTTTTAGCCCTGCTTTTACTAAATGCCATGCCAAATTTCGCAAGCGATGAAGCCATAAATTTTAAAGCTCATGCAGATAAATTTGCCAAAATTTTAGTTCAAACTGATAGCAGGATCGCACCAGCTGGCTCTTACACAAGAGCAGTAATAAGCAAAATTTCAACCAAAACGACGCTTTTTGGGCTTAGTAGCGATGAGCTGATGCTCTCTTTTGCCATCTCGCCACAAGAGTGGATGGATAAAAGGATAGTAAAGATCACGAGCGAGCGTGTGGGCGAGCTTCTTGGCGTTAGTGAGAAATTTGCTAGCTTTAATGACGTTTTTAACGAAAATGGCGAGTATAAGCTGGCTAAATTTGTAGAGGCTGCCAATGAAAAATCCGCCTCAAAAAGAGATAAATTTGATAACGACGTCATTAAATTTGATGAGAGGCTAAATGTCTTATACCTTGCGCTAAAGGGCGAAATTTTAAAATTTATCCCAGCTAAAAATAATGACGCGATCACGTGGCTAGGCGTAAATGAAGCCTTTAGCAAAGATGAAATTTTAAACGAGTTTAAAAGCGTTTTAGGAGCTTACATAGAAAATTTAAGCCTTTGCGTAAAAAGTGGCGAGTGCGCAGGGGCTGATAAGAGTTTGGAGCAAATTTCAAGCTATCAAAGAAGCACTCTAGGCTCTCTTGCGCCAAGCGAGGCAAAGGCCAGCATTGAAGTGCTTTATAACCAAATGGAGATATTTAAATTTCTTATCTATTTTTACATGATCCTAGCTCTTGCTTCGCTCGCCCTTGGCTTTTATAAGCTCTTTTTTGGGAGGAAATTTAGATTTGAAAGAGCGCTTAGCCTTGCGTTTTTCACTGCATTTGTGGTGCATGCTCTAAATTTAGCCCTACGCGCTTACATCTCAGGTCACGCACCTTGGAGTGATGCTTATGAGAGTTTAGTCTATATCTCGCTTATAAGCGTGCTAGCTGGAGTGCTATTTTTTAAGCATCAAAGCTTCGCACTAGGCGCTGCTTCGCTCTTTGCAAGTGTTAGCTTGCTCGTTGCTCATCTAAATTTTATAAACCCACAGATAACAAATTTAGTCCCAGTTTTAAAGTCATTTTGGCTCAGCGTGCATGTAAGCGTCATCACAGCAAGCTACGGCTTTTTAGGCTTTGGCTTTGTGCTTGGGCTTGTGGGGCTTATATTAATGGCTCTAAAAAATGACAAAAATGAGCAAAAGCTTAGCGAACAGATAAGATACCTTGCCGCCACCGACGAGCTAAGCCTCATCATAGGACTTAGCTTGCTAACGATCGGAAATTTCTTAGGCGGCGTCTGGGCGAATGAGAGCTGGGGCAGATACTGGGGCTGGGACAGCAAAGAGAGCTGGTCATACATCACGATCATCGTCTATGCCATAGTGCTTCATTTAAGATTTATACCAAAGCTTAGGGGCGTTTTTGCCTTTTTAACAGCTAGCGTGCTATCATTTGCTTCGGTGCTTTTTACATATTTTGGAGTAAATTTTTATCTTAGCGGACTTCACTCATACGCAAATGGTGAGAGCTTTGGCATCTCAGGGGTAATATATTTGATCTTAGCGGCTCTTGCCTTGCTGATCGCCCTAGCCTACCGCGGCAGAGATATAAAAGTAGTTTAG
- the nrfD gene encoding NrfD/PsrC family molybdoenzyme membrane anchor subunit has product MDGALNFTATFSHAVEWGWPIAVYLLLAGMSGGALIAAIVLKRYKRQDGFSPFFKAASLLAFVSIMLGMVCLIADLEKPLLFWKILINYNFTSVMSIGVAALCVFIPLSFLMCLYAFNAELKSFCGFFDGVMKILSPLYPLLSALCLLFAVIICAYTGFLISVLIRFPLLNTAVLPALFIASGLSAGISGSSLIAALFFKEDPHSSDLSSLHGVEFYVLCTEILLILMLFVSLLLGSSYQQGAAVAFYSGVWAKFFWLGVVLVGFVLPLVLNFALGKMKFSFYLGSFAAVVGVLLLRVFILYAGQTYSI; this is encoded by the coding sequence ATGGATGGTGCATTAAATTTCACTGCGACATTTTCGCACGCAGTTGAGTGGGGCTGGCCGATCGCTGTTTATCTTTTGCTAGCTGGCATGAGTGGCGGAGCGCTAATAGCTGCCATAGTTCTAAAGCGTTACAAAAGACAAGATGGCTTTAGTCCATTTTTTAAGGCTGCTTCGCTTCTAGCCTTTGTTAGCATCATGCTTGGCATGGTTTGCTTGATAGCTGACCTTGAAAAGCCACTTTTGTTTTGGAAAATTTTGATTAATTACAACTTCACATCGGTTATGTCTATCGGTGTAGCCGCGCTTTGCGTGTTTATACCGCTTAGCTTTTTGATGTGTCTATACGCCTTTAATGCGGAGCTAAAGTCATTTTGTGGCTTTTTTGATGGCGTGATGAAAATTTTATCGCCACTTTATCCGCTCTTAAGCGCGCTTTGCCTGCTTTTTGCGGTTATCATTTGCGCATATACAGGCTTTTTGATCTCGGTGCTCATTAGATTTCCACTTTTAAACACCGCTGTTTTACCAGCGCTTTTCATAGCTTCAGGGCTTAGTGCTGGCATAAGTGGTAGCAGCTTGATAGCGGCACTATTTTTCAAAGAAGATCCGCACTCAAGCGACCTTAGCTCGCTTCATGGCGTGGAGTTTTACGTCTTATGCACTGAAATTTTACTCATTTTAATGCTTTTTGTCTCACTTTTGCTTGGCTCAAGCTATCAGCAAGGCGCGGCAGTTGCATTTTATAGTGGCGTTTGGGCTAAATTCTTTTGGCTTGGGGTTGTTTTAGTTGGCTTTGTCTTGCCTCTTGTTTTAAATTTTGCACTTGGCAAGATGAAATTTAGCTTCTACCTTGGCTCGTTTGCAGCAGTCGTTGGCGTTTTATTGCTTAGGGTTTTTATACTTTATGCAGGACAGACTTATAGCATTTAA
- a CDS encoding 4Fe-4S dicluster domain-containing protein, translating into MQNQNSRRAFFKRMAVVAAGASVASSGFAFKSEESAKKPHFGMIFDQNKCVGCTDCEVACREVNLVPKGQMRLFVEDKTDPKNLLDKRYVRISCQQCEDAPCVAVCPTKACHKDIKTGIQTTNIDDCIACKYCIVACPYDVRYIDKFSHSAQSCNFCIDTNLKDKKDPACVEACRYEALVFGDLNDESSHISQLLAVKDSIRLRAELGTKPSLRYIPKVKAGV; encoded by the coding sequence ATGCAAAATCAAAATAGCAGAAGAGCCTTTTTCAAACGCATGGCAGTTGTGGCTGCTGGTGCTAGCGTGGCAAGTAGTGGTTTTGCTTTTAAGAGTGAAGAGAGTGCGAAAAAACCACATTTTGGCATGATATTTGACCAAAATAAATGCGTTGGTTGCACGGACTGCGAAGTGGCATGCAGGGAGGTAAATTTAGTCCCAAAAGGACAGATGAGACTTTTTGTAGAGGATAAGACTGATCCAAAAAATTTGCTTGATAAAAGATATGTAAGAATATCTTGTCAGCAGTGTGAGGATGCGCCTTGCGTGGCTGTTTGCCCAACAAAAGCCTGTCACAAGGACATAAAAACTGGCATCCAAACTACAAACATAGATGACTGCATCGCCTGTAAATACTGCATCGTAGCCTGTCCTTACGACGTGAGATATATCGATAAGTTTAGTCACTCAGCCCAAAGCTGTAACTTCTGCATAGATACAAATTTAAAGGATAAAAAAGATCCAGCCTGCGTCGAGGCGTGCAGATATGAGGCTTTGGTATTTGGCGATTTAAACGATGAGAGCTCGCACATTAGCCAATTACTAGCTGTCAAAGACAGCATAAGGCTAAGAGCAGAACTTGGCACAAAACCAAGCCTTAGATATATTCCTAAAGTAAAAGCGGGGGTGTAA
- a CDS encoding FKBP-type peptidyl-prolyl cis-trans isomerase, with protein MKNAFLKCSLLLSLSVASLLANVDTNDSYAIGATSGGYVLKGLLDQKQLGVGYDADAVIKGFSDALKNELKLSDDEIAKLLNKRAENLDKIVKEKEAAKLKENLAQGKAYMEKNAKNKNVKTTKSNLQYEIIKGSSKGATPKPESIIIVNYKASFVDGKVFDETKEAPAHLSMLNLIPGLEEGLMLMKEGEKFKFVIPPELAYGDSGIEGIPGGETIVFEIELIKVLKPGELAEAARKIHEKEQNEGIKKPH; from the coding sequence ATGAAAAATGCGTTTTTAAAATGTTCGCTACTTCTTAGCCTAAGCGTGGCTAGCCTCTTAGCAAATGTCGATACAAACGACTCTTACGCCATAGGTGCAACAAGCGGCGGATATGTTTTAAAAGGACTGCTAGATCAAAAGCAACTAGGTGTTGGCTATGACGCTGATGCGGTGATAAAAGGCTTTAGCGATGCGCTAAAGAACGAGTTAAAACTAAGTGATGATGAGATAGCAAAGCTACTAAACAAAAGAGCTGAAAATTTAGACAAGATAGTAAAAGAAAAAGAGGCTGCCAAGCTAAAAGAGAATTTGGCCCAAGGCAAAGCCTATATGGAAAAAAATGCAAAAAACAAAAATGTAAAAACAACAAAATCAAATTTACAATATGAGATCATAAAAGGTAGCTCAAAAGGAGCTACTCCAAAGCCTGAGAGCATCATCATAGTAAATTATAAAGCAAGCTTTGTTGATGGCAAGGTCTTTGACGAGACAAAAGAGGCTCCAGCTCATCTTTCGATGCTAAATTTGATCCCTGGACTTGAAGAGGGACTGATGCTTATGAAAGAGGGCGAGAAGTTTAAATTTGTCATCCCGCCTGAGCTTGCATACGGCGATAGCGGCATAGAGGGGATACCTGGAGGCGAGACTATCGTTTTTGAGATAGAGCTTATTAAGGTCTTAAAGCCTGGCGAACTAGCTGAGGCGGCAAGAAAAATTCATGAAAAAGAGCAAAATGAGGGCATTAAAAAGCCTCATTAA